One Xiphophorus maculatus strain JP 163 A chromosome 10, X_maculatus-5.0-male, whole genome shotgun sequence genomic region harbors:
- the LOC102234487 gene encoding dickkopf-related protein 3-like isoform X2 → MQSKGLCWLNRPCRHCLQLWIYNDMLAVDDGAKPLGENSPVAKALTTACDSDRTCGRGFSCDRHFGLCVPLRGEGQYCRRDTQCVRGLLCMFGMCHRSIPNGQEGSRCKADRDCGPLMCCARHHGEMVCKKRLARDESCYVPDGGLAFSINQICPCEEGLLCRENSRQNRRERDFTYQPERTRWTCQGSKP, encoded by the exons ATGCAGAGTAAAGGATTATGTTGGCTGAACAGACCCTGCCGCCATTGTTTGCAGCTCTGGATTTACAATGACATGCTAGCTGTTGATG ACGGAGCTAAACCTCTCGGAGAGAACTCTCCTGTGGCCAAAGCACTCACA ACTGCGTGCGACAGCGACAGAACTTGTGGACGCGGTTTCTCATGTGATCGTCACTTTGGTCTTTGCGTGCCTTTACGTGGAGAGGGTCAGTACTGTAGGAGGGATACTCAGTGTGTCCGTGGACTCCTCTGCATGTTTGGGATGTGTCATCGCAGCATTCCCAATGGACAAGAGG GCTCCAGGTGTAAAGCTGACAGAGACTGTGGGCCTTTGATGTGTTGCGCTCGACATCATGGCGAGATGGTGTGCAAAAAGCGCCTGGCTCGCGATGAGAGTTGTTATGTTCCTGATGGTGGCCTGGCATTCAGCATCAACCAGATCTGCCCATGCGAGGAAGGTCTTCTGTGTCGGGAAAACAGCAGGCAGAACCGCAGAGA GAGGGACTTTACTTACCAACCAGAACGGACAAGATGGACCTGCCAAGGGTCCAAACCTTAA
- the LOC102234487 gene encoding dickkopf-related protein 3-like isoform X1, with amino-acid sequence MLGEMNLVLLFVCFSGTDARIWAWMLNMPHGPPKDGAKPLGENSPVAKALTTACDSDRTCGRGFSCDRHFGLCVPLRGEGQYCRRDTQCVRGLLCMFGMCHRSIPNGQEGSRCKADRDCGPLMCCARHHGEMVCKKRLARDESCYVPDGGLAFSINQICPCEEGLLCRENSRQNRRERDFTYQPERTRWTCQGSKP; translated from the exons ATGTTGGGGGAAATGAATCTGGTTctcctgtttgtgtgtttctccGGTACTGACGCTCGTATTTGGGCCTGGATGCTCAACATGCCTCACGGCCCTCCCAAAGACGGAGCTAAACCTCTCGGAGAGAACTCTCCTGTGGCCAAAGCACTCACA ACTGCGTGCGACAGCGACAGAACTTGTGGACGCGGTTTCTCATGTGATCGTCACTTTGGTCTTTGCGTGCCTTTACGTGGAGAGGGTCAGTACTGTAGGAGGGATACTCAGTGTGTCCGTGGACTCCTCTGCATGTTTGGGATGTGTCATCGCAGCATTCCCAATGGACAAGAGG GCTCCAGGTGTAAAGCTGACAGAGACTGTGGGCCTTTGATGTGTTGCGCTCGACATCATGGCGAGATGGTGTGCAAAAAGCGCCTGGCTCGCGATGAGAGTTGTTATGTTCCTGATGGTGGCCTGGCATTCAGCATCAACCAGATCTGCCCATGCGAGGAAGGTCTTCTGTGTCGGGAAAACAGCAGGCAGAACCGCAGAGA GAGGGACTTTACTTACCAACCAGAACGGACAAGATGGACCTGCCAAGGGTCCAAACCTTAA
- the LOC102234487 gene encoding dickkopf-related protein 3-like isoform X3, translated as MLGEMNLVLLFVCFSGTDARIWAWMLNMPHGPPKDGAKPLGENSPVAKALTTACDSDRTCGRGFSCDRHFGLCVPLRGEGQYCRRDTQCVRGLLCMFGMCHRSIPNGQEGSRCKADRDCGPLMCCARHHGEMVCKKRLARDESCYVPDGGLAFSINQICPCEEGLLCRENSRQNRRE; from the exons ATGTTGGGGGAAATGAATCTGGTTctcctgtttgtgtgtttctccGGTACTGACGCTCGTATTTGGGCCTGGATGCTCAACATGCCTCACGGCCCTCCCAAAGACGGAGCTAAACCTCTCGGAGAGAACTCTCCTGTGGCCAAAGCACTCACA ACTGCGTGCGACAGCGACAGAACTTGTGGACGCGGTTTCTCATGTGATCGTCACTTTGGTCTTTGCGTGCCTTTACGTGGAGAGGGTCAGTACTGTAGGAGGGATACTCAGTGTGTCCGTGGACTCCTCTGCATGTTTGGGATGTGTCATCGCAGCATTCCCAATGGACAAGAGG GCTCCAGGTGTAAAGCTGACAGAGACTGTGGGCCTTTGATGTGTTGCGCTCGACATCATGGCGAGATGGTGTGCAAAAAGCGCCTGGCTCGCGATGAGAGTTGTTATGTTCCTGATGGTGGCCTGGCATTCAGCATCAACCAGATCTGCCCATGCGAGGAAGGTCTTCTGTGTCGGGAAAACAGCAGGCAGAACCGCAGAGAGTGA